The Vicia villosa cultivar HV-30 ecotype Madison, WI linkage group LG1, Vvil1.0, whole genome shotgun sequence genome includes a region encoding these proteins:
- the LOC131604002 gene encoding equilibrative nucleotide transporter 8, translating into MEAVKQVPSETRDAYRVTYIIHFLLGAGNLLPWNAFITAVDYFAYLYPTNHIEKVFSVAYMVSSVFVLLVMMSWGGWSKTTLRLRMNLGFSMFVMSLMVAPVIDWASSSTTMKERPSGAYGMTVAAVVICGLADGVVGGSLIGSAGKLPKQYMQAVFAGTASSGIIISILRIITKASLPQTPKGLKISAHLYFMVSIVFLLCCIVFSNLQHKLPVMQQYQQSQLQDSALCSKTKFCAVAGKIKGPAFGIFIIYIVTLSIFPGFIAEDLESKVLKDWYPIILITVYNLADLMGKSLTAFYVPQCIKKAICAATARLLFYPLFIVCLHGPNWLKTEVPMIVLTFLLGFTNGYLTSVLMILAPKSVPFSESELSAIVMTAFLGFGLVGGSVLGWFWIL; encoded by the exons atggaAGCTGTTAAGCAGGTGCCAAGCGAAACACGAGACGCTTACAGAGTTACTTACATAATCCATTTCCTGCTCGGCGCAGGAAACTTACTTCCCTGGAATGCATTCATCACAGCAGTTGATTACTTTGCCTACTTGTATCCAACCAACCACATTGAGAAAGTTTTCTCTGTGGCTTACATGGTTTCATCTGTTTTCGTACTTCTTGTGATGATGAGTTGGGGAGGTTGGAGTAAGACAACACTAAGGTTGAGAATGAACTTAGGATTTTCAATGTTTGTTATGTCTTTAATGGTAGCGCCTGTCATCGATTGGGCCTCGAGTAGCACGACGATGAAAGAGAGACCGAGTGGTGCTTATGGCATGACAGTTGCAGCTGTTGTTATATGTGGTTTAGCAGATGGAGTTGTTGGTGGAAGCTTGATAGGATCAGCAGGAAAGCTTCCAAAACAGTATATGCAAGCGGTTTTCGCTGGAACTGCTTCTTCAG GTATTATAATTTCAATCTTGAGGATAATAACAAAGGCATCACTACCTCAAACCCCAAAGGgtctcaaaataagtgctcaCTTGTACTTCATGGTATCCATAGTTTTCCTTCTATGTTGCATTGTGTTTAGTAACTTGCAACACAAGTTACCTGTTATGCAGCAGTATCAACAGAGTCAACTTCAGGATAGTGCCTTGTGCTCCAAGACAAAATTCTGTGCAGTGGCAGGGAAAATCAAGGGGCCGGCTTTCGGAATTTTCATAATCTACATAGTAACACTATCTATCTTTCCGGGATTCATTGCGGAAGATCTTGAATCCAAGGTTCTTAAGGATTGGTATCCGATAATATTGATTACAGTTTACAATTTAGCCGATCTTATGGGAAAATCATTAACTGCTTTCTATGTTCCGCAATGTATCAAAAAAGCTATATGTGCTGCCACAGCAAGACTATTATTCTATCCACTTTTTATTGTTTGTCTTCACGGACCGAATTGGTTGAAAACCGAAGTTCCAATGATTGTTCTGACATTTCTGCTTGGATTCACCAACGGATACCTCACTAGTGTTCTTATGATTCTAGCTCCTAAGTCAGTGCCTTTCTCGGAATCAGAGTTGTCGGCTATTGTGATGACCGCGTTCCTCGGATTCGGGCTGGTTGGTGGATCGGTCCTCGGTTGGTTCTGGATATTGTGA